The following are encoded in a window of Manihot esculenta cultivar AM560-2 chromosome 8, M.esculenta_v8, whole genome shotgun sequence genomic DNA:
- the LOC110621105 gene encoding protein transport protein yos1 isoform X2: MGFWTFLEGLLLFANALAILNEDRFLAPRGWTLAELQGGRRNSIKGQIIGLIHACQFMRLPLIILNIIIILVKLFSG, translated from the coding sequence ATGGGTTTCTGGACTTTCCTGGAAGGTCTACTACTTTTTGCAAATGCATTAGCAATACTGAATGAAGACAGGTTCCTTGCTCCAAGGGGATGGACACTGGCAGAACTCCAAGGAGGCAGAAGAAATTCGATTAAGGGACAGATCATTGGGCTCATACATGCTTGCCAGTTCATGAGATTACCACTTATAATTCTAAACATCATCATTATCCTAGTGAAGCTTTTCTCCGGGTGA
- the LOC110621105 gene encoding protein transport protein yos1 isoform X1, translating into MLLITIKFSLLQKMGFWTFLEGLLLFANALAILNEDRFLAPRGWTLAELQGGRRNSIKGQIIGLIHACQFMRLPLIILNIIIILVKLFSG; encoded by the exons ATGCTGTTGATTACAATCAAAT TTTCTTTGCTGCAGAAAATGGGTTTCTGGACTTTCCTGGAAGGTCTACTACTTTTTGCAAATGCATTAGCAATACTGAATGAAGACAGGTTCCTTGCTCCAAGGGGATGGACACTGGCAGAACTCCAAGGAGGCAGAAGAAATTCGATTAAGGGACAGATCATTGGGCTCATACATGCTTGCCAGTTCATGAGATTACCACTTATAATTCTAAACATCATCATTATCCTAGTGAAGCTTTTCTCCGGGTGA